From Rhizobium favelukesii, the proteins below share one genomic window:
- a CDS encoding helix-turn-helix domain-containing protein — protein MIFVPLPFVVALLLAILLVRMLRQNDWAEQEKRPFLLVIAAYTLQSILIGIRWGYDVIEILPAQSVVASLIAALAWISFRNLATDGPASLLRFWPHILPSVSIVALLVFWRDPIGPILTVIFLAYGAALLWLGRQGPDALVSSRLDGALLSYRSLLITGVALIASAAADIAISLDLEQSGGLHAGAIVALGNVITLLILGTAASIASGSQSIVTTASEPPAPPVPNQEDDAIAGALENLMQSRQIYRDPDLNLGRIARKMNLPARRVSIAVNRVHGVSVSQYVNDYRIRAACETLVNTDDPVTRLMFDCGFISKSNFNREFLRVAGTNPSEFRRRSRHKPEAAGTRPTLFVSR, from the coding sequence ATGATCTTCGTTCCGCTTCCTTTTGTCGTCGCGTTGCTGCTCGCCATCCTGCTCGTGCGGATGCTGCGGCAGAACGATTGGGCCGAACAGGAGAAGCGTCCGTTCCTGCTCGTCATTGCTGCCTACACGCTGCAATCGATCCTGATCGGCATCCGCTGGGGCTATGACGTGATCGAGATCCTGCCGGCCCAGTCGGTCGTCGCCTCGCTGATTGCGGCGCTCGCTTGGATTAGCTTTCGCAATCTCGCCACGGATGGCCCGGCATCGCTCCTCCGCTTCTGGCCGCATATTTTGCCAAGCGTATCGATCGTCGCTCTCTTGGTGTTCTGGCGCGACCCGATCGGCCCTATCCTGACCGTCATCTTCCTCGCTTATGGAGCGGCCCTGCTTTGGCTGGGCCGTCAAGGTCCCGACGCGCTAGTCTCCTCGCGCCTCGATGGCGCTCTTCTATCCTACCGATCTCTCTTGATCACTGGCGTGGCGCTGATCGCCTCGGCAGCGGCCGATATTGCGATCAGCCTTGACCTCGAGCAGAGCGGCGGTCTCCATGCCGGCGCGATTGTCGCGCTCGGCAACGTGATCACGCTCCTGATCCTTGGCACCGCGGCCTCTATCGCCAGCGGCAGTCAGTCGATCGTCACGACAGCCTCGGAACCGCCCGCCCCACCCGTACCGAACCAGGAAGACGATGCGATCGCCGGCGCGCTGGAAAATCTCATGCAATCTCGGCAGATCTACCGCGATCCGGACCTCAATCTCGGCCGCATTGCCCGCAAGATGAATCTGCCGGCCCGCCGCGTTTCGATAGCGGTCAACCGCGTCCACGGCGTCAGCGTCTCGCAATATGTGAACGACTACCGAATCCGTGCGGCCTGCGAGACGCTTGTAAACACGGACGACCCCGTCACACGGCTGATGTTCGATTGCGGCTTCATCAGCAAGTCGAATTTCAATCGCGAATTTCTACGCGTCGCCGGCACCAACCCAAGCGAATTCCGGCGGCGAAGTCGCCACAAGCCAGAGGCTGCCGGAACGCGCCCGACGCTTTTCGTGTCACGGTGA
- a CDS encoding threonine ammonia-lyase, with translation MVSIEMIVAARARLRGHARRTPLLSSPFIDELAGRRVFVKAECLQHTGSFKFRGGWSAVSALDPAVRARGVIAFSSGNHAQGVALAAKLHGVPSVIIMPSDAPKLKIANTRALGADVVLYDRATQDRDAIGAALSGERKLTLIKPFDEPQVIAGQGTTGLEIAEQTEEEGIRSAEVLIPCGGGGLTSGIALALEASAPAFRVRPCEPEGFDDTTRSLASGKIERNAAMTGSICDAILTPQPGNITFPILQRLAGAGIVVTDEEALRAMALAFVRLKIVVEPGGAVALAAALFHGDQLEEDNVVVVTSGGNVDADIFAGALARHG, from the coding sequence ATGGTCAGCATTGAAATGATCGTTGCCGCCCGCGCCCGCCTGCGCGGACATGCGCGCCGCACGCCGCTTCTTTCCTCTCCCTTCATCGACGAGCTTGCCGGACGACGGGTGTTCGTGAAAGCCGAATGCCTGCAGCATACCGGCTCCTTCAAATTCCGGGGCGGCTGGTCGGCCGTTTCCGCACTCGATCCTGCCGTGCGCGCACGCGGCGTCATCGCTTTTTCGTCAGGCAATCACGCGCAAGGCGTGGCGCTCGCAGCGAAGCTTCATGGCGTTCCTTCGGTTATCATCATGCCGTCGGACGCCCCGAAGCTGAAGATTGCCAACACCCGCGCGCTCGGCGCCGACGTTGTGCTCTACGATCGCGCGACGCAGGATCGAGACGCCATCGGCGCTGCTCTTTCGGGCGAGCGCAAGCTGACGCTGATCAAGCCCTTCGACGAACCTCAGGTGATCGCCGGACAAGGCACGACAGGTCTTGAGATCGCCGAGCAGACGGAAGAAGAAGGCATCAGGTCGGCTGAGGTTTTGATCCCCTGCGGCGGCGGCGGCCTGACATCGGGGATTGCCCTGGCGCTCGAGGCAAGTGCGCCCGCATTTCGCGTGCGCCCCTGCGAACCTGAAGGTTTCGACGACACGACACGGTCGCTGGCCTCGGGCAAGATCGAACGCAACGCGGCGATGACCGGCTCCATCTGCGATGCGATCCTCACGCCGCAACCCGGCAATATCACCTTCCCGATCCTGCAGCGCCTCGCGGGTGCCGGCATCGTTGTCACCGACGAAGAGGCGCTCCGCGCTATGGCGCTCGCCTTCGTGCGGCTGAAGATCGTCGTCGAACCCGGCGGCGCGGTGGCACTTGCCGCAGCGCTGTTCCATGGCGATCAACTGGAAGAAGACAACGTCGTCGTCGTCACCTCGGGAGGCAACGTCGACGCCGATATCTTCGCCGGCGCACTGGCTCGGCATGGGTAG
- a CDS encoding SDR family NAD(P)-dependent oxidoreductase: MTEQHKGTAFVTGASSGIGAIYAQRLAKRGYDLILAARNAERLSELAAKLTRETGRTVETVPADLGDRADLARVEAVLKSDRSITLLVNNAGFGGTAPLLASDVDKMQAMVDLNVTALMRLTYAAVPGFVARGGGAIINIASIVAIAPEILNGVYGASKAFVLAFSQSLRHELADKNIRIQAVLPGATATEFWGIAGTPVDHLPTEIVMSAEDMVDAALAGFDQGEFATIPALEEAALLKAYEDARQALMPNMSRSAPAARYKAV, translated from the coding sequence ATGACCGAACAGCACAAAGGCACCGCGTTCGTCACCGGCGCGTCATCCGGCATCGGTGCCATCTATGCCCAGCGGCTCGCAAAGCGCGGCTACGATCTCATTCTTGCTGCCCGCAATGCCGAACGCCTTTCCGAACTCGCGGCGAAATTGACCAGAGAGACGGGCAGGACGGTCGAGACGGTTCCCGCCGATCTTGGCGACAGGGCCGATCTGGCGCGCGTCGAGGCGGTGTTGAAGAGCGACCGCAGCATCACGCTTCTTGTCAACAATGCCGGTTTCGGCGGCACCGCACCGCTGCTTGCCTCCGATGTCGACAAGATGCAAGCGATGGTGGACCTCAACGTCACGGCGCTGATGCGGCTGACCTATGCCGCCGTGCCCGGTTTCGTGGCGCGTGGCGGCGGCGCGATCATCAACATCGCGTCGATCGTCGCGATCGCGCCTGAAATCCTGAACGGCGTCTATGGGGCCAGCAAGGCCTTTGTTCTGGCCTTCAGCCAGTCGCTCAGGCACGAGTTGGCGGACAAGAACATCCGCATCCAGGCTGTCCTGCCGGGAGCGACGGCGACCGAATTCTGGGGTATTGCCGGCACGCCGGTCGACCACCTGCCGACCGAGATCGTCATGTCGGCGGAAGACATGGTGGACGCAGCTCTCGCCGGCTTCGACCAGGGCGAATTCGCGACCATCCCGGCCCTCGAAGAAGCCGCACTGCTAAAGGCCTACGAGGATGCACGCCAGGCGCTGATGCCGAACATGTCACGGTCGGCACCGGCCGCGCGCTACAAGGCTGTGTGA
- a CDS encoding GlxA family transcriptional regulator, with the protein MQRIAVLLFPGFQMMSLAAISAFEFTNLELDEQVYDITYLSESGGPVPGSFGVTVETSRFDDPAFDTLLVSGAVGIKLPTAQESDFIRNALAASRRVASICTGAFLLAEAGVLDGRRATTHWLLARELQSRYPKIKIEEDRIFIIDGSVWSSAGMTAGVDLALAMVEKDHGADVARAVARKLVVYHRRAGGQSQFSALLELEPKSDRIQKALAHARSNLKNTLSVEELAEAAHLSPRQFSRTFRAETGQSPAKAVENLRLEAARLMMEQGRHPIDVVAAETGFADRERMRRAFLRAFGQPPQVIRRNAQREYQA; encoded by the coding sequence ATGCAGCGCATTGCCGTTTTGCTCTTTCCCGGCTTCCAGATGATGAGCCTGGCTGCGATCTCGGCATTCGAGTTCACCAACCTCGAACTCGACGAGCAGGTCTACGACATCACCTACCTCTCGGAGAGCGGAGGACCGGTGCCGGGTTCCTTCGGCGTCACGGTCGAAACCAGCCGCTTCGACGATCCGGCCTTCGATACGCTGCTGGTGTCGGGCGCTGTCGGCATCAAACTGCCGACAGCGCAGGAGAGCGACTTCATCCGCAACGCCCTTGCCGCCTCCCGGCGCGTCGCCTCGATCTGCACCGGCGCCTTCCTGCTGGCCGAGGCAGGCGTTCTGGATGGTCGCCGCGCCACGACGCATTGGCTTCTCGCCCGTGAACTGCAATCGCGCTACCCGAAGATCAAGATCGAGGAAGATCGGATCTTTATCATCGACGGCTCCGTGTGGAGCTCGGCTGGCATGACGGCCGGTGTGGATTTGGCGCTTGCCATGGTCGAGAAGGATCATGGCGCGGATGTCGCTCGCGCCGTTGCCCGCAAACTCGTCGTCTATCATCGCCGCGCCGGCGGCCAGTCGCAATTCTCAGCGCTATTGGAACTGGAGCCGAAATCGGACCGCATCCAGAAGGCGCTCGCGCATGCACGCAGCAACCTTAAGAACACGCTCTCCGTCGAGGAGCTGGCAGAAGCAGCACACCTGAGCCCCCGCCAGTTCAGCCGGACATTCCGAGCCGAGACGGGGCAATCGCCGGCAAAGGCGGTGGAGAACCTGCGCCTCGAGGCCGCGCGCCTGATGATGGAACAAGGCCGGCATCCGATCGATGTCGTTGCCGCGGAAACGGGCTTCGCCGACCGCGAGAGGATGCGCCGCGCCTTCCTGCGCGCCTTTGGCCAGCCACCGCAGGTGATCCGCCGCAACGCGCAGCGCGAGTATCAGGCATAA
- a CDS encoding LysR substrate-binding domain-containing protein has protein sequence MRRTIFDLDVLRTFATGMELGNFARAADRLGRSTSAVSAQLKKLEEQAGTPIFRKAGRGLALTDAGETMLAYARRLLELNDEAAAAVQSMELEGWVRLGLQEDFGETLLPDVLGRFARAHPKVRIEARVVRNIELIERVTTGKLDLALTWSEGTLTPHCDKIADVPMRWIGPAEEAVGWNPGSGEPVPLASLEAPCLLRTAATKALDAAGIAWRLAFVSPSLGGLWAATAAGLGITIRTPIGLPRKVKPLLAKEAGLPELPSLGLVLHRAEAEPGPAAARLASIMLQSVGEAVADVVPQAVRSAARAYA, from the coding sequence ATGCGACGGACGATCTTCGACCTCGATGTGCTGAGGACCTTTGCGACCGGGATGGAGCTTGGCAACTTCGCGAGAGCGGCCGACCGGCTCGGCCGCTCGACCTCGGCCGTCAGCGCCCAGCTGAAGAAGCTGGAGGAACAGGCGGGCACCCCGATCTTCCGCAAGGCGGGGCGCGGCCTTGCGCTCACCGATGCCGGCGAGACGATGCTGGCCTACGCGCGCCGGCTGCTGGAACTGAACGACGAAGCGGCTGCCGCGGTACAGAGCATGGAGCTCGAGGGCTGGGTGCGGCTCGGACTACAGGAGGACTTTGGCGAGACCCTGCTGCCCGACGTGCTTGGACGCTTTGCGCGTGCGCATCCGAAGGTCCGCATCGAGGCGCGGGTGGTGCGCAATATCGAACTGATCGAGCGCGTCACGACCGGCAAGCTCGATCTGGCGCTGACATGGAGCGAGGGTACATTGACGCCACATTGCGACAAGATCGCCGACGTCCCGATGCGCTGGATCGGACCGGCGGAAGAGGCGGTCGGCTGGAACCCCGGCAGCGGCGAGCCGGTGCCGCTCGCCTCGCTGGAGGCCCCGTGCCTGCTGCGCACCGCGGCGACAAAGGCGCTCGATGCGGCGGGCATTGCCTGGCGGCTTGCCTTCGTCAGTCCCAGCCTTGGTGGATTGTGGGCGGCGACGGCCGCGGGCCTCGGCATTACCATCCGCACCCCGATCGGATTGCCACGAAAGGTCAAGCCACTCCTCGCGAAGGAGGCCGGGTTGCCAGAGCTCCCGTCGCTCGGTCTTGTCCTGCATCGTGCCGAGGCGGAGCCCGGGCCGGCCGCGGCCCGGCTTGCGTCAATCATGCTGCAATCGGTCGGCGAGGCGGTCGCCGATGTCGTGCCGCAGGCCGTCCGCTCTGCCGCGAGGGCTTATGCCTGA
- a CDS encoding tautomerase family protein, producing MPFVRISLLRGKSPEYLRAVSDNIHRALVETFNVPHADRFQVIHQHEPAELIFDRNYLAGPRSDDFALFAITAGKPRSTQVRQAFFKRAAELLGQSPGIRPEDIMIVVTTTSPDEWSFGDGRAQMSEPGWEAQAFGSAA from the coding sequence ATGCCTTTCGTTCGTATTTCTCTCCTGCGTGGCAAGTCGCCGGAGTATCTTCGCGCCGTTTCGGACAACATTCATCGCGCCTTGGTCGAGACATTCAACGTGCCGCATGCCGATCGCTTCCAGGTCATCCATCAGCATGAACCGGCGGAGCTGATCTTCGACCGCAACTATCTGGCCGGACCTCGCTCCGACGACTTCGCGCTTTTTGCGATCACGGCGGGAAAGCCGCGCTCGACGCAGGTGCGGCAGGCATTCTTCAAGCGCGCCGCCGAGCTTTTAGGACAATCGCCTGGCATCCGGCCGGAAGACATCATGATCGTCGTCACCACCACATCGCCGGATGAGTGGTCGTTCGGCGACGGAAGGGCGCAGATGAGCGAGCCCGGCTGGGAAGCCCAAGCATTCGGGAGTGCTGCGTGA
- a CDS encoding cupin domain-containing protein: MGNPQRMTIRRPGNAVRSPDGSATAPFWVEMLLEAAADGENTAMRATLDPGTITHWHTHPRGQLLYALSGKGLARRAGGVVEELRPGDAVWFAAGEKHWHGAGRDSPFSYLSIQANEAGRFVDWHEPVEALT, translated from the coding sequence ATGGGCAATCCCCAACGCATGACGATCCGCCGCCCGGGGAATGCCGTTCGCTCGCCGGATGGCAGTGCCACCGCACCGTTCTGGGTGGAGATGTTGTTGGAAGCGGCTGCCGATGGCGAGAACACGGCAATGCGGGCGACCCTTGATCCGGGCACGATCACGCATTGGCACACGCACCCGCGCGGCCAGCTGCTCTATGCGTTGTCGGGAAAAGGCTTGGCGCGGCGCGCAGGCGGTGTGGTGGAAGAGCTGCGGCCGGGCGATGCCGTCTGGTTTGCCGCCGGCGAAAAGCACTGGCACGGCGCCGGACGCGACAGCCCCTTCAGCTATCTCAGCATCCAGGCTAACGAAGCCGGCCGCTTCGTCGACTGGCATGAACCGGTGGAGGCTCTGACATGA
- a CDS encoding DUF4865 family protein, with protein sequence MMAMQYSFRLPADYDMSIIDRRIRDKGPMLDGFPGLGFKAYLSARKGEFGSSENLYAPFYLWQQPQGASDFLTGPGFERLTQSFGWPHVKTWIVWHADTASAVTDAKFASEGTMMIEPYAPLAQIREDESKRAQREARQAEVLACVCAFDPTNWTLVRFSLHRTAPLISGSSQIYRVGHVCLP encoded by the coding sequence ATGATGGCGATGCAGTACAGCTTCAGGCTGCCGGCCGACTACGACATGTCGATCATCGACCGGCGTATCCGCGACAAGGGACCGATGTTGGACGGATTTCCGGGCCTCGGCTTCAAGGCCTATCTCAGCGCCCGCAAGGGCGAGTTCGGATCCAGCGAAAATCTTTACGCGCCCTTCTACCTGTGGCAACAGCCGCAGGGCGCAAGCGATTTTCTCACCGGACCCGGCTTCGAAAGACTGACCCAGTCCTTTGGTTGGCCCCATGTGAAGACATGGATCGTGTGGCACGCCGACACCGCATCCGCGGTCACAGACGCCAAATTCGCCTCCGAGGGGACCATGATGATAGAGCCCTACGCCCCGCTGGCGCAGATCAGAGAGGACGAGAGCAAACGCGCGCAACGCGAGGCGCGACAGGCCGAGGTCTTGGCCTGCGTCTGCGCTTTTGACCCAACGAACTGGACGCTGGTGCGCTTCAGCCTGCACCGAACGGCTCCGCTCATCTCAGGCTCAAGCCAGATCTATCGCGTCGGACACGTCTGCCTGCCCTAG
- a CDS encoding LysE family translocator: protein MQTVTLLAFAAVSFVGIATPGPTVLLAMTNGSRYGVRRAAAGMVGAVLSDFVLIGAVSIGLGALLAASEFWFSALKYVGAAYLAFLGIMMLRSKGTIDAALKQGTAAATETPFSIGLKSFMVAVTNPKGYLFFSAFLPQFIDPTSPQAVQYTVLALVFATLDFTIMLAYAVFGAQAVRFLKTSGALWLERACGGALLALAGSLALYRRATV, encoded by the coding sequence ATGCAGACAGTCACGCTTCTTGCGTTCGCAGCCGTTTCCTTCGTTGGCATCGCCACGCCGGGACCAACGGTGCTTCTGGCGATGACGAACGGTTCGCGCTACGGCGTCAGGCGTGCTGCTGCCGGCATGGTGGGCGCCGTGCTGTCGGATTTCGTGCTGATCGGGGCGGTTTCGATCGGTCTCGGCGCGCTGCTGGCGGCTTCGGAATTCTGGTTCTCGGCTCTCAAATATGTCGGCGCCGCCTACCTGGCTTTTCTCGGCATCATGATGTTGCGGTCGAAAGGCACGATCGATGCCGCCTTGAAGCAAGGGACTGCGGCCGCGACCGAAACGCCGTTTTCGATCGGTCTGAAGAGTTTCATGGTCGCGGTGACCAATCCGAAGGGCTATCTCTTCTTCTCGGCCTTCCTGCCACAGTTCATCGATCCAACGAGCCCGCAGGCGGTTCAGTATACCGTGCTGGCGCTGGTGTTCGCCACGCTCGATTTCACTATCATGCTTGCCTATGCGGTGTTCGGCGCGCAGGCTGTGCGCTTCCTCAAGACGAGCGGCGCGCTCTGGCTCGAGCGCGCCTGCGGCGGCGCGCTACTGGCACTGGCTGGTTCGCTGGCGCTCTATCGTCGGGCGACGGTGTGA
- the pyk gene encoding pyruvate kinase, whose amino-acid sequence MKRNRKIKILATLGPASSEESMIEKLHQAGADVFRINMSHASHDVMRTLIKRIRAVEARSGRPIGILADLQGPKLRVGKFAEGKVDLKPGDTFTLDNKDVAGDATRVFLPHPEILESVQPGHRLLIDDGKLALRAEKCDGKSIVTTVISGTKISDRKGVSLPDTLLTVGVLTDKDRTDLAAVLETDDVDWVALSFVQRPEDLAEVRKIARGRVGIMSKIEKPQAIERIEEIIELSDALMVARGDLGVEMPLESVPGIQKQLIRACRRSGKPVVVATQMLESMISAPVPTRAEVSDVATAVFEGADAVMLSAESASGDYPVEAVATMASIATAIEREPHYPGIIYAQRAQPEATGADAISLAARQIAETLRLSAIVCYTSSGTTGLRASRERPQVPILALSPVIQTARRLAIVWGLHCVVTHDATDLDDMVNRACRIVADEGFGKPGDRIIISAGVPLGTPGATNMLRIAYIGSDGQTGI is encoded by the coding sequence ATGAAGCGCAACCGCAAAATTAAAATCCTCGCTACCCTCGGACCCGCCTCGTCCGAGGAATCGATGATCGAAAAGCTGCACCAGGCCGGTGCGGACGTCTTCCGCATCAACATGAGCCACGCCAGCCATGACGTCATGCGCACGCTGATTAAGCGGATCCGCGCCGTCGAAGCGCGCTCCGGCCGTCCGATCGGCATCCTCGCCGACCTGCAGGGCCCGAAGCTGCGCGTCGGCAAGTTTGCCGAAGGCAAGGTCGACCTGAAGCCGGGCGATACCTTCACGCTCGACAACAAGGACGTTGCCGGCGACGCCACCCGCGTGTTCCTGCCGCATCCGGAAATCCTGGAATCGGTGCAGCCCGGGCACCGGTTGCTGATCGATGACGGCAAGCTCGCACTGCGCGCCGAAAAGTGCGACGGCAAGAGCATCGTCACGACGGTTATATCAGGCACCAAGATCTCCGACCGCAAGGGCGTCAGCCTTCCCGATACACTGCTCACCGTCGGCGTGCTGACGGACAAGGACCGCACGGACCTCGCAGCGGTTCTCGAAACCGATGACGTCGACTGGGTCGCGCTCTCCTTCGTGCAGCGCCCGGAAGATCTGGCCGAAGTGCGCAAGATCGCGCGCGGCCGCGTCGGCATCATGTCGAAGATCGAAAAGCCGCAGGCGATCGAGCGCATCGAGGAAATCATCGAGCTCTCCGACGCCCTCATGGTTGCCCGTGGCGATCTCGGCGTCGAAATGCCGCTCGAATCCGTTCCGGGCATCCAGAAGCAGCTGATCCGCGCCTGCCGCCGCTCGGGCAAGCCTGTCGTCGTCGCCACGCAGATGCTGGAATCGATGATCTCCGCGCCGGTCCCGACACGCGCCGAAGTGTCTGACGTCGCCACCGCCGTTTTCGAAGGCGCCGATGCCGTCATGCTGTCGGCCGAATCCGCGTCTGGCGACTATCCGGTCGAAGCGGTCGCGACGATGGCCTCCATCGCCACCGCCATCGAGCGCGAGCCGCACTATCCCGGCATCATCTACGCGCAGCGTGCGCAGCCGGAGGCAACCGGGGCCGACGCGATTTCGCTCGCCGCCCGCCAGATCGCCGAAACGCTGCGCCTGTCGGCCATCGTCTGTTACACCTCGTCCGGCACAACCGGTCTTCGCGCCTCGCGCGAGCGTCCGCAGGTACCGATTCTGGCGCTGTCGCCGGTTATCCAGACCGCCCGCCGCCTTGCTATCGTTTGGGGCCTGCACTGCGTCGTCACGCATGACGCGACGGACCTCGACGACATGGTCAACCGTGCCTGCCGTATCGTTGCCGACGAAGGCTTCGGCAAGCCGGGCGACCGCATCATCATCTCGGCCGGCGTGCCGCTTGGAACGCCGGGCGCGACCAACATGCTGCGCATCGCCTATATCGGCTCCGACGGCCAGACCGGCATCTGA
- a CDS encoding DUF1036 domain-containing protein — translation MEVVLIQTAPSFLTRSGPLARFALFVLTAFSPFFIADVARADFRVCNGTQNLVGVAIGYRAKDGWMTEGWWQVPATTCATLIEGELQSRYYYLYAEDAARGGRWTGDVQMCVAENEFKITGVNDCYARGYQKMGFKEYDTGRQGSWMVQLSDTPGTQESPN, via the coding sequence TTGGAAGTCGTGTTGATCCAGACCGCGCCAAGTTTCCTTACGCGTTCCGGGCCGCTTGCCCGTTTTGCCCTTTTTGTTCTTACGGCGTTCTCGCCGTTCTTCATTGCCGATGTGGCCCGCGCGGATTTCCGCGTATGCAACGGAACACAGAATCTGGTGGGCGTGGCGATCGGATATCGAGCCAAGGATGGCTGGATGACGGAAGGCTGGTGGCAAGTGCCGGCGACGACCTGCGCGACGCTGATCGAAGGGGAGTTGCAGTCCCGATATTATTATCTCTACGCCGAAGACGCTGCCCGGGGAGGCCGATGGACGGGTGACGTACAGATGTGCGTGGCGGAAAACGAGTTCAAGATCACGGGGGTCAATGACTGCTACGCCCGTGGCTATCAGAAGATGGGGTTCAAGGAATATGACACGGGCCGCCAGGGCAGCTGGATGGTTCAACTTTCCGATACCCCCGGCACGCAAGAAAGCCCGAATTGA
- a CDS encoding N-formylglutamate amidohydrolase yields the protein MSTFKSLELLAGDHDKGMVLLGDHAMNRLPERYGRLGLPDSAFERHIAYDIGIEGLVRNLSTKLGVPAVLGGFSRLLIDPNRGEDDPTLIMKISDGAIVPGNHPITAEEWNYRVETFHRPYHHAVSETIDRVANKTGSAPLVLSLHSYTPVWKHFPRPWHAAVLWDTDHRAVAPLLDMLRSDPDLVVGDNEPYDGALKGDTMYRHCMLTGIPHALLEVRQDLIGDEPGIAAWAKRLAPIFQTMNANPALHEYNVHVSRTGPYE from the coding sequence ATGAGCACTTTCAAATCACTTGAACTATTAGCCGGCGATCATGACAAAGGCATGGTGCTCCTCGGCGATCACGCGATGAACCGACTGCCGGAGCGCTATGGCAGGCTTGGCTTGCCGGACAGTGCATTCGAGCGTCACATCGCCTATGACATCGGCATCGAGGGACTCGTACGGAACCTGTCGACGAAACTCGGTGTGCCCGCCGTGCTGGGCGGCTTTTCGCGTTTGCTGATTGACCCGAATCGTGGTGAGGACGACCCCACACTGATCATGAAGATATCAGACGGCGCGATCGTTCCGGGCAATCATCCGATCACCGCTGAGGAATGGAATTACCGGGTCGAAACGTTCCACCGGCCTTATCACCATGCCGTCAGTGAAACGATCGACAGGGTGGCAAACAAGACCGGGAGTGCGCCGCTCGTTCTCTCGCTTCATTCCTATACGCCGGTCTGGAAGCACTTCCCTCGCCCTTGGCACGCCGCCGTTCTGTGGGATACCGACCATCGCGCAGTCGCTCCCCTGCTTGATATGTTGCGCAGCGATCCCGATCTCGTGGTCGGTGACAACGAGCCCTACGACGGCGCACTGAAGGGCGATACGATGTATCGGCATTGCATGCTGACCGGCATCCCGCACGCGCTGCTGGAGGTGCGTCAGGACCTGATCGGCGACGAGCCCGGCATTGCCGCGTGGGCAAAGCGTCTCGCGCCGATCTTTCAGACGATGAACGCCAATCCGGCGCTGCACGAGTATAATGTCCACGTATCGCGCACCGGCCCGTACGAATGA
- a CDS encoding DUF1244 domain-containing protein: protein MAALTKRQQTEFEAAAFRRLVEHLRERSDVQNIDLMNLAGFCRNCLSNWYREAAEAEGVALSKDESREIVYGMPYEDWRNLHQNEASSKQKAAFELNKPHK from the coding sequence ATGGCCGCCCTGACGAAACGACAGCAGACCGAATTCGAGGCTGCGGCTTTTCGCCGCCTCGTGGAGCATCTGCGCGAGCGCAGCGACGTGCAGAATATCGACCTGATGAACCTGGCCGGCTTCTGCCGCAATTGCCTGTCCAACTGGTATCGCGAGGCGGCCGAGGCCGAAGGCGTCGCGCTATCAAAGGACGAATCGCGCGAAATCGTCTACGGGATGCCATATGAGGATTGGAGAAATCTCCATCAGAACGAAGCCTCGTCCAAGCAAAAAGCCGCATTTGAACTGAACAAGCCGCACAAATAG
- a CDS encoding DUF2312 domain-containing protein: MSDAHGVARDQLRAFVERIERLEEEKKTIADDIKDVYGEAKGMGFDTKILKKVVALRKKDEQERMEEDAILDTYLHALGMIEAPPEG; the protein is encoded by the coding sequence ATGTCTGATGCTCATGGCGTCGCCCGCGACCAGCTTCGCGCTTTTGTGGAGCGCATTGAACGCCTGGAAGAAGAAAAGAAGACCATCGCCGACGACATCAAGGACGTCTATGGCGAAGCCAAGGGCATGGGCTTCGATACAAAGATCCTCAAGAAGGTCGTTGCGCTGCGCAAGAAGGACGAGCAGGAACGCATGGAAGAGGACGCAATCCTCGACACCTATCTGCATGCGCTCGGCATGATCGAAGCGCCGCCGGAAGGTTGA